A DNA window from Roseovarius sp. Pro17 contains the following coding sequences:
- a CDS encoding FkbM family methyltransferase, with amino-acid sequence MNDVVMPLPELTDETYFDVSAARNALSAGLPVAFPPFEVLHVPQMGLNLCLNMARDPIQNAWRKGEFFEAEELELLRKNVRSGAHIIDIGANTGNHAMFFATRMGATRVIVVEPNPLAIAPLMANVLLNRLEGVIELSLLGVGLSDSPGGGYGMKRHDRNLGATKMFAGKGNLEVHSGDDLLAGEAPDLIKIDVEGMEIKVLSGLERTVRKHRPVILIEVDEENAVAFDAWRNKHRYDVVQSLRHSRKNCNYLLTPGATA; translated from the coding sequence ATGAATGACGTCGTTATGCCTCTGCCCGAGTTGACGGACGAGACGTATTTTGATGTCTCGGCCGCGCGCAATGCGTTGTCCGCTGGTCTTCCGGTCGCCTTTCCACCGTTTGAGGTGCTACACGTGCCGCAGATGGGGCTGAATCTGTGTCTGAACATGGCGCGCGACCCGATCCAGAACGCATGGCGCAAGGGCGAATTTTTTGAGGCTGAAGAGCTGGAGTTGCTCCGGAAAAACGTCAGGAGTGGCGCACATATCATTGATATTGGTGCGAATACCGGCAACCATGCGATGTTCTTTGCCACTCGGATGGGCGCCACGCGCGTGATCGTTGTAGAGCCGAACCCGCTGGCCATAGCTCCGCTGATGGCCAATGTCTTGCTGAACCGGCTGGAGGGCGTGATTGAGCTTAGCCTGCTGGGCGTTGGGCTATCGGATTCGCCGGGTGGCGGCTATGGGATGAAGCGGCACGATCGCAATCTGGGCGCGACCAAGATGTTCGCGGGTAAAGGCAATCTGGAGGTGCATTCCGGTGACGATTTGCTGGCGGGTGAGGCGCCTGATTTGATCAAGATTGACGTGGAAGGCATGGAAATCAAAGTGCTTTCCGGTTTGGAGCGAACAGTTCGGAAGCATCGCCCAGTGATCCTGATCGAAGTCGACGAAGAGAATGCGGTAGCCTTTGACGCATGGCGTAACAAGCATCGTTATGATGTGGTTCAGAGCCTTCGCCATAGCCGCAAAAACTGCAACTACCTGCTGACACCGGGGGCCACAGCATGA
- the sufC gene encoding Fe-S cluster assembly ATPase SufC, whose product MLEIKNLHVELQDEDKAILKGVDLTVEAGKVHAIMGPNGSGKSTLSYVLSGRDGYEVTQGSATLEGQDILAMEPEERAAAGLFLAFQYPVEIPGVGNMTFMRTALNAQRKARGEEEMSAADFLKLIRAKAKELKIDAEMLKRPVNVGFSGGEKKRNEILQMALLEPKMCILDETDSGLDVDAMKLVAEGVNALRSEGRGFLVITHYQRLLDHIKPDYVHIMSDGRIVKTGGPELALEVEQNGYADILAEVA is encoded by the coding sequence ATGCTTGAGATCAAGAACCTGCATGTCGAACTTCAAGATGAGGACAAGGCCATCCTCAAGGGCGTCGACCTGACCGTAGAGGCGGGCAAGGTCCACGCGATTATGGGGCCGAACGGGTCTGGCAAATCGACGCTCAGCTACGTGCTGTCGGGTCGGGACGGCTATGAGGTGACGCAGGGTAGCGCGACGCTGGAGGGTCAGGATATTCTGGCCATGGAGCCCGAAGAGCGTGCGGCGGCTGGCCTCTTTCTTGCGTTCCAATACCCGGTCGAAATCCCCGGCGTCGGCAATATGACCTTCATGCGCACCGCCCTCAACGCACAGCGCAAGGCGCGCGGCGAAGAGGAAATGAGCGCGGCCGATTTTCTCAAATTGATCCGTGCCAAGGCGAAGGAGCTCAAGATCGACGCCGAAATGCTGAAACGTCCGGTCAATGTCGGTTTCTCCGGCGGCGAGAAAAAGCGCAACGAAATCCTGCAAATGGCCCTGTTGGAGCCCAAGATGTGTATCCTCGACGAGACGGATTCGGGTCTTGACGTGGACGCGATGAAATTGGTCGCCGAGGGCGTCAACGCGCTGCGCAGCGAGGGTCGCGGCTTTCTTGTGATCACACATTATCAGCGGCTGCTGGACCATATCAAACCGGACTACGTTCACATCATGTCGGATGGGCGGATCGTCAAGACGGGCGGTCCCGAACTGGCCCTTGAGGTTGAGCAGAACGGCTATGCGGATATTCTGGCGGAGGTGGCGTAA
- a CDS encoding SufD family Fe-S cluster assembly protein: protein MLATNPKQSASEARLAALTLPKGGVWAQAARKDALARLRAMGLPQRRDEYWKFTRPDTLTQADAPEAAVFHADEKPIFGDVDRVKIVFVDGVFDAAASDDLAAEGITIERLAEAGQMDIHWAKDLYGVLETRGQTPVARSLAALNSAVSTDGLLIHVTGKASKPINVIYRHESTTSDAYLHHVIKLDPGAEMTLLENGPAAARFNNVLEVDVADGASFHHVRTQGRDYERREATHVFARLGTESLFKSFTMTANGVMTRNECVIELTGDDASAHVAGTSMGDGDFHDDDTVFVTHEGLRCESRQVFKKVLRNGATGVFQGKILVKAGAQKTDGYQISQSLLLDGDSQFLAKPELEIYADDVICSHGSTSGAIDEDAMYYLRARGVPKGDATDLLTLAFLAEAVEEIEDLALQDEIKALLEGWLERRRA, encoded by the coding sequence ATGTTGGCGACAAATCCCAAGCAATCGGCAAGCGAGGCGCGGTTGGCCGCGCTGACATTGCCCAAAGGTGGTGTCTGGGCACAGGCGGCGCGCAAGGATGCGCTGGCCCGTCTGCGCGCCATGGGCCTGCCGCAGCGGCGCGACGAGTATTGGAAGTTCACCCGCCCCGACACGCTGACGCAGGCGGATGCACCCGAGGCGGCGGTGTTTCACGCGGATGAAAAGCCAATCTTTGGCGATGTGGATCGAGTCAAAATCGTTTTCGTCGATGGCGTATTCGATGCAGCTGCCAGCGACGATCTGGCCGCCGAAGGCATCACGATCGAGCGTCTGGCCGAGGCGGGTCAGATGGATATCCACTGGGCCAAAGACTTATACGGTGTTCTGGAAACGCGCGGTCAGACTCCTGTCGCGCGATCATTGGCGGCGTTGAACAGTGCTGTATCGACCGACGGCCTGCTGATCCATGTCACGGGCAAGGCTTCCAAGCCTATCAACGTGATTTATCGCCACGAATCAACGACTTCGGATGCGTATCTGCATCACGTGATTAAGCTTGATCCTGGCGCAGAGATGACGCTGCTGGAAAACGGTCCGGCCGCGGCACGTTTCAATAACGTGCTGGAAGTGGACGTCGCTGATGGCGCCTCGTTCCATCATGTACGCACCCAAGGGCGCGATTACGAGCGGCGCGAGGCGACGCATGTCTTTGCCCGGTTGGGGACGGAAAGCCTCTTCAAGTCCTTTACCATGACGGCAAATGGCGTGATGACGCGCAATGAATGCGTGATTGAACTGACCGGCGACGATGCCAGCGCGCATGTGGCGGGGACATCCATGGGCGACGGCGATTTTCATGATGACGACACAGTGTTCGTCACACATGAAGGGCTGCGTTGCGAAAGCCGGCAGGTGTTCAAGAAGGTGCTGCGCAACGGCGCGACCGGCGTTTTTCAAGGCAAGATCCTGGTCAAGGCGGGCGCGCAAAAGACCGACGGCTATCAAATCAGCCAGTCCCTGCTGCTGGACGGCGACAGCCAGTTTCTGGCCAAGCCCGAGCTGGAGATCTATGCCGACGACGTCATCTGCTCGCACGGGTCAACCTCGGGCGCGATCGACGAGGACGCGATGTATTACCTGCGCGCGCGAGGCGTGCCCAAGGGGGACGCAACCGACCTTCTGACGCTGGCGTTCCTCGCCGAGGCGGTGGAAGAAATCGAGGATCTGGCCCTTCAAGATGAGATCAAGGCGTTGCTGGAAGGCTGGCTGGAGCGGCGGCGCGCCTGA
- a CDS encoding YIP1 family protein, translating into MPVTRDIAATYRAPGAVMRRMLSMGQREDRALAILMAGCVVMFVAQWPRLAREAYLTEQELNPLLGGALLAWAFIAPLIFYAIALISHWIARVFGGRGSGFGARLSLFWALLAASPLVLLHGLVAGFIGPGPGLTAIGILWLVAFAAFWALGLREAEWGRT; encoded by the coding sequence ATGCCAGTCACGCGTGACATCGCGGCCACCTATCGTGCCCCCGGCGCCGTAATGCGGCGGATGCTGTCAATGGGCCAGCGTGAGGATCGTGCGTTGGCGATCCTGATGGCTGGCTGCGTCGTGATGTTCGTTGCGCAGTGGCCGCGCCTTGCGCGTGAGGCGTACCTGACCGAGCAGGAGCTGAACCCGCTTCTTGGCGGCGCGCTGCTGGCTTGGGCATTCATCGCGCCATTGATCTTTTACGCGATCGCGCTGATCAGTCACTGGATCGCACGGGTCTTCGGCGGGCGGGGCAGCGGTTTTGGCGCGCGGTTGTCACTCTTTTGGGCGCTGCTGGCGGCCAGTCCGCTGGTGCTCTTACATGGCCTAGTTGCGGGATTCATCGGGCCGGGGCCCGGGCTGACGGCAATTGGCATTCTCTGGCTGGTGGCCTTTGCCGCATTCTGGGCACTGGGGCTGCGCGAGGCGGAGTGGGGCAGGACATGA
- a CDS encoding Yip1 family protein: MNKAFAIDLFRQTLSAPRAAADRIMGLDLPRRWLWTALALMGVLNGIVYSLFLQVGGPPDPGTTPLIPPALQSPALFTMFLLGALVITVMTLTWVGKAMGGKAEVPQILALIAWLQVLRLAVQLALLVLMLALPLAGLVLVVVASVWGLVILVVFIDRAHGFENIFKAVAVIILAFLGMLIGLSAFLGVLATLVMGGA, translated from the coding sequence ATGAACAAAGCATTCGCTATCGACCTTTTTCGCCAAACGCTGAGCGCGCCGCGCGCAGCGGCGGACCGCATTATGGGCCTGGATTTGCCGCGTAGATGGCTGTGGACGGCGCTGGCGCTTATGGGGGTGCTGAACGGCATCGTCTATTCGCTGTTTTTACAGGTTGGTGGCCCGCCTGACCCGGGGACTACGCCTTTGATCCCGCCCGCGCTGCAATCGCCTGCGCTGTTCACCATGTTTCTTCTGGGTGCGTTGGTCATCACGGTGATGACGCTGACCTGGGTGGGGAAGGCAATGGGTGGCAAGGCCGAAGTGCCACAGATTTTGGCGCTGATCGCATGGCTCCAGGTGCTGCGCCTCGCTGTGCAGCTGGCGCTATTGGTATTAATGCTGGCGCTGCCGCTGGCCGGCCTTGTGCTGGTCGTCGTGGCATCAGTTTGGGGTTTGGTGATCCTCGTCGTCTTTATTGATCGGGCGCACGGATTCGAAAATATTTTTAAGGCAGTCGCCGTAATTATCCTCGCGTTTCTGGGGATGTTGATTGGGCTGTCTGCTTTCCTCGGCGTTCTGGCAACGCTGGTTATGGGAGGGGCGTGA
- a CDS encoding cysteine desulfurase: MLDIQKLRGDFPILSREVNGKPLVYLDNGASAQKPQVVIDAINTAYSHEYANVHRGLHYLSNVATEKYEGVRGTIARFLGVADADQIVLNSGTTEGINMVAYGWAMPRFQPGDEVVLSVMEHHANIVPWHFLRERQGAVLKWVDTDVNGVLDAQKVIDAIGPRTKLVAISHLSNVLGTKVDVKAICTAARAKGVPVLVDGSQAAVHMPVDVDDIGCDFYAITGHKLYGPSGSGAIYVRRERMEEMRPFMGGGDMIREVTKDAVIYNDPPMKFEAGTPGIVQTIGLGVALDYMMGLGMANIAAHEDRLRDYAAQKLDGLNWLQVQGNAPDKAAIFSFTMDGAGHAHDISTILDKKGVAVRAGQHCAAPLMEHMGVTATCRASFAVYNTEAEVDALVDALELCHDLFA, from the coding sequence ATGCTCGATATTCAAAAGCTACGCGGCGATTTTCCGATCCTTTCGCGCGAGGTAAACGGCAAGCCGCTGGTTTACCTCGACAATGGCGCCTCGGCGCAAAAGCCGCAGGTGGTTATCGACGCGATCAACACGGCTTACTCACATGAATATGCCAACGTTCATAGAGGCTTGCACTACCTCAGCAACGTCGCGACTGAGAAATACGAGGGCGTGCGCGGCACCATCGCGCGCTTTCTCGGGGTTGCGGATGCCGATCAGATCGTGCTGAATTCGGGCACCACAGAGGGGATCAATATGGTCGCCTATGGTTGGGCGATGCCCCGGTTCCAGCCCGGTGACGAGGTGGTGCTGAGTGTCATGGAACATCACGCCAATATCGTGCCTTGGCATTTCCTGCGCGAACGGCAAGGCGCGGTTTTGAAATGGGTCGATACCGACGTGAACGGTGTGCTCGATGCGCAAAAGGTGATTGACGCCATCGGTCCACGTACCAAATTGGTGGCGATTTCACATCTTTCCAACGTGTTGGGCACCAAGGTTGATGTAAAGGCGATCTGCACTGCGGCGCGGGCAAAGGGCGTTCCTGTTTTGGTCGACGGCAGTCAGGCCGCAGTGCATATGCCCGTCGATGTCGATGACATCGGCTGCGATTTTTATGCCATCACCGGCCACAAGCTGTATGGCCCATCGGGGTCGGGCGCGATCTATGTGCGTCGCGAGCGGATGGAAGAGATGCGGCCCTTTATGGGCGGTGGTGATATGATCCGCGAGGTGACCAAGGACGCTGTGATCTACAACGATCCGCCGATGAAATTCGAGGCCGGCACGCCCGGCATCGTGCAAACCATCGGGCTGGGCGTCGCGCTGGATTACATGATGGGGCTGGGTATGGCGAACATCGCTGCTCATGAGGATCGCTTGCGCGATTATGCGGCCCAAAAGCTGGACGGGCTGAACTGGCTTCAGGTGCAGGGCAACGCACCGGACAAAGCGGCGATTTTCAGCTTTACGATGGACGGGGCAGGGCATGCGCATGACATTTCCACAATCCTCGACAAAAAGGGCGTCGCCGTGCGCGCCGGGCAGCATTGCGCCGCGCCGTTGATGGAACATATGGGTGTCACCGCGACCTGTCGCGCGTCATTTGCCGTCTACAACACCGAGGCCGAAGTTGATGCGTTGGTCGATGCGCTGGAACTGTGCCACGATCTGTTCGCGTGA
- a CDS encoding M20/M25/M40 family metallo-hydrolase, with protein MSLDAVLARIDADLPSATQRLLEFLRIPSISTDPAYADACQDAADWLVNDLQSIGIKAAKRVTPKHPMVVGHAGEDAPKGAPHLLFYGHYDVQPVDPLPLWTRDPFDPAVEQTPKGGVIRGRGTSDDKGQLMTFVEACRAWREVNGTLPCRITFFFEGEEESGSPSLVPFMQENADELRADIALICDTGLFQSKTPAIVTMLRGMVSDEVTITGPDKDLHSGFFGGIAANPIRVLASVLAGLHDDTGRVTLPGFYDNIPDLSPDVRAQWEGLGFDHARFLGDVGLSKPAGEEGRMPLEMIWSRPTAEVNGIWGGYTGDGFKTVLPSQASAKISFRLVEGQDPIAIRDAFRAYVNAALPEDCTADFTAHGASRASMMETSDPAFEAARKALSDEWPEEAAYVGCGGSIPIAGHFGEILGMTAMLIGFGKDDDAIHSPNEKYDMESFHKGTRSWARILDALTQVK; from the coding sequence ATGTCGCTTGATGCCGTCCTCGCCCGCATAGACGCTGACCTTCCTTCCGCCACGCAGCGCCTGCTGGAATTCCTGCGCATCCCGTCAATCTCGACCGATCCGGCCTATGCAGACGCGTGTCAGGATGCCGCCGACTGGCTGGTGAACGACCTGCAAAGCATTGGCATCAAGGCCGCAAAGCGTGTGACGCCAAAGCATCCCATGGTCGTCGGTCATGCGGGTGAGGACGCACCCAAGGGGGCGCCGCATCTGCTATTTTATGGCCATTACGACGTCCAGCCCGTCGATCCATTGCCTCTCTGGACGCGCGATCCGTTTGATCCAGCGGTTGAGCAGACCCCCAAGGGCGGGGTCATCCGCGGGCGCGGCACCAGCGACGATAAGGGTCAGTTGATGACCTTCGTCGAGGCATGCCGCGCGTGGCGCGAGGTCAATGGCACCCTGCCCTGCCGCATCACATTTTTCTTCGAGGGCGAAGAGGAATCAGGCTCACCCTCCCTCGTGCCGTTCATGCAGGAGAACGCGGACGAACTGCGTGCCGACATCGCGCTGATCTGTGACACCGGCCTGTTCCAGTCGAAAACGCCTGCGATCGTGACAATGCTGCGCGGCATGGTCAGCGACGAGGTGACCATCACCGGGCCGGATAAGGATCTGCATTCGGGGTTCTTTGGCGGCATCGCGGCCAATCCGATCCGCGTGCTGGCCTCTGTGCTGGCCGGGCTGCATGACGACACTGGCCGCGTCACCCTGCCCGGTTTTTACGACAATATCCCCGACCTTTCGCCGGACGTGCGCGCGCAGTGGGAGGGCTTGGGTTTCGATCATGCCCGCTTTCTCGGGGATGTGGGCCTCAGCAAACCGGCAGGCGAAGAGGGCAGAATGCCGCTTGAGATGATCTGGTCGCGCCCGACCGCTGAGGTTAACGGCATCTGGGGCGGCTATACCGGCGACGGGTTCAAGACAGTCCTGCCCAGTCAGGCCAGTGCCAAGATCAGCTTTCGTCTGGTCGAGGGGCAGGATCCCATAGCGATCCGAGACGCGTTTCGCGCCTACGTAAACGCCGCGCTGCCCGAGGATTGCACTGCCGATTTCACCGCCCATGGCGCCAGCCGCGCAAGTATGATGGAGACCAGCGATCCGGCCTTTGAGGCGGCCCGCAAGGCGCTGTCCGACGAATGGCCCGAAGAGGCCGCCTATGTCGGCTGCGGCGGCTCGATCCCCATAGCTGGCCATTTCGGCGAGATCCTGGGCATGACCGCAATGCTGATCGGCTTTGGCAAGGACGACGATGCGATCCATTCCCCAAACGAAAAGTACGACATGGAAAGCTTTCACAAAGGCACGCGCAGTTGGGCGCGCATTCTGGACGCGCTAACGCAGGTCAAGTAG
- a CDS encoding 5-aminolevulinate synthase, producing the protein MSFAFSLHSVVPLLVAASAGGYAIATVGMKSSSNGQIALGLTLGVIGFVLAFGAEVVMLRRYDLSLVYVAVIAAESMLVLAWAYYIGEGLSPRQYLGAFMVVAGLAAVAA; encoded by the coding sequence GTGTCGTTCGCATTTTCACTGCATTCGGTTGTCCCCCTTCTCGTCGCGGCTTCGGCAGGTGGGTACGCCATTGCAACCGTGGGGATGAAAAGCAGTTCGAACGGGCAAATCGCACTTGGGCTCACCCTTGGCGTGATTGGTTTTGTGCTGGCTTTCGGGGCCGAGGTTGTGATGCTGCGCAGATACGATCTTTCGCTGGTCTATGTTGCGGTAATCGCCGCCGAGTCCATGTTGGTGCTCGCCTGGGCGTACTATATTGGTGAGGGGCTGTCGCCTCGCCAGTATCTTGGTGCCTTCATGGTGGTGGCAGGGCTGGCGGCGGTTGCCGCCTGA
- the hemA gene encoding 5-aminolevulinate synthase, which yields MDYTAKLDEALGHLHGEGRYRTFIDIERRQGHFPHATWTRPDGGEQLITVWCGNDYLGMGQHPEVLSAMHEAIDATGAGSGGTRNISGTTVYHKRLEAELADLHGKEAALLFTSAYIANDATLSTLPKLFPGLIIYSDALNHASMIEGVRRNGGAKRIFRHNDVEHLRELLAADDPTTPKLIAFESVYSMDGDFGPIEAICDLADEFGALTYIDEVHAVGMYGPRGGGVSERDRLAHRIDIINGTLAKAYGVMGGYIAASARMCDAVRSYAPGFIFTTSLAPAIAAGAAASVAFLKRDQALRERHQTQAKILKLRLKGLGLPLIDHGSHIVPVIVGDPKHTKKLSDMLLENYGIYVQPINFPTVPRGTERLRFTPSPVHGSGEIDRLVCAMDALWSHCALNRAELSA from the coding sequence ATCGATTATACGGCAAAGCTGGACGAAGCACTTGGCCATCTGCATGGCGAGGGTCGCTATCGCACTTTCATCGACATCGAACGGCGCCAAGGCCATTTTCCGCACGCGACCTGGACACGCCCGGATGGCGGCGAGCAGTTGATCACCGTCTGGTGCGGCAACGATTATCTGGGCATGGGTCAGCATCCCGAAGTGCTGAGCGCGATGCACGAGGCGATCGACGCCACCGGTGCAGGCTCGGGCGGGACGCGCAACATTTCCGGCACGACAGTCTATCACAAGCGGCTTGAGGCTGAATTGGCCGATCTGCATGGCAAAGAGGCAGCGCTGCTCTTTACCTCGGCCTATATCGCCAACGACGCCACGCTTTCGACCCTGCCCAAGCTGTTTCCCGGCCTCATAATTTACTCCGACGCGCTGAACCACGCCAGCATGATCGAGGGCGTGCGCCGCAACGGCGGTGCCAAGCGGATTTTTCGCCATAACGATGTGGAGCATCTGCGCGAATTGCTGGCCGCCGACGATCCAACGACGCCCAAGCTGATCGCGTTCGAATCCGTCTATTCGATGGACGGCGATTTCGGCCCCATCGAGGCGATCTGCGATTTGGCGGACGAATTTGGCGCGCTAACTTATATCGACGAGGTCCACGCGGTCGGCATGTATGGCCCGCGCGGCGGCGGCGTCAGCGAACGTGACCGCCTCGCCCACCGCATCGACATCATTAACGGCACATTGGCCAAGGCGTATGGCGTCATGGGCGGCTACATCGCCGCCTCGGCGCGGATGTGCGACGCGGTGCGCAGCTATGCGCCCGGTTTTATCTTTACCACGTCTTTGGCGCCTGCCATCGCGGCAGGTGCGGCGGCGAGCGTCGCGTTTCTCAAGCGAGATCAGGCGCTGCGCGAGCGGCATCAAACTCAGGCCAAGATCCTGAAATTGCGCCTCAAGGGGCTGGGCCTGCCACTGATTGACCACGGCAGTCATATCGTGCCGGTCATCGTGGGCGATCCGAAACATACCAAGAAACTCAGTGACATGCTGCTGGAGAACTACGGCATTTATGTGCAGCCGATCAATTTTCCCACTGTGCCTCGCGGGACCGAGCGTCTGCGCTTTACCCCGTCACCGGTGCATGGATCCGGCGAGATTGATCGCCTCGTTTGCGCGATGGATGCATTATGGAGTCACTGTGCGCTGAATCGCGCCGAACTGAGTGCGTAG
- a CDS encoding helix-turn-helix domain-containing protein yields MILRRFIRKSVVDEVEPRGFDSFDLRLGDLMRGERATMGKSLLDVERELRIKASYVAAIENANPDAFDTPGFIPGYVRSYARYLNMDPDRAFATFCTESGFSIAHGMSAAASSVRRSDSPMSRTTGRGDARLTAPSMPFVPASESLLSRIEPGAIGSVAVLVALITAIGYGGWSVLNEVQRVQVSPVENTPDLLADLDPLAGVKTRAPKEAEDAEQGDEVAKTAGMIAPEGETLDRLYRPEALDVPVLIARDGPISTLDPMRGGTLPGVLIASSEPSGMQPQTETQPTALNAVIASIVGPQVVAESPSGVQMVAVRPAWVRVRSADGTVIFEGIMNGGDTYDVPLTEVAPTLRVGESGAIYFKVAGQHYGPVGPRGSVTSSMALAPTDLTDALEVADLSSDSDLERYVAELSTAPEPQPGTQPVE; encoded by the coding sequence ATGATTTTGCGCCGGTTTATCCGAAAGAGCGTGGTCGACGAGGTTGAGCCGCGTGGTTTCGATTCTTTCGATTTGCGGCTAGGCGATCTCATGCGCGGTGAACGGGCCACAATGGGCAAGTCGCTGCTGGATGTCGAACGCGAACTGCGCATCAAGGCCAGCTACGTCGCCGCCATTGAAAACGCCAATCCCGATGCCTTCGACACACCCGGTTTCATCCCCGGTTATGTGCGCTCTTATGCGCGCTATCTGAACATGGATCCTGACCGGGCCTTCGCCACATTCTGCACCGAAAGCGGATTTTCGATCGCCCACGGTATGTCCGCCGCTGCGTCCTCTGTGCGGCGCAGCGACTCGCCCATGTCACGCACGACCGGGCGTGGCGATGCGCGCCTGACCGCGCCCAGCATGCCCTTTGTTCCCGCAAGTGAAAGCCTCCTGTCCCGGATCGAGCCGGGCGCAATCGGGTCGGTCGCCGTGCTGGTCGCGCTAATCACCGCTATCGGCTATGGCGGCTGGAGCGTGCTGAACGAAGTGCAGCGCGTACAGGTATCGCCGGTCGAGAACACACCCGACTTGCTGGCCGACCTCGACCCGCTGGCAGGTGTGAAGACTCGCGCGCCGAAGGAAGCCGAAGATGCAGAGCAGGGCGACGAGGTTGCAAAAACTGCCGGAATGATTGCGCCCGAGGGCGAAACGCTTGACCGGCTCTACCGCCCCGAGGCGCTGGACGTGCCTGTCCTAATTGCCCGCGATGGTCCGATCTCGACACTTGATCCGATGCGGGGCGGCACGCTGCCCGGCGTTTTGATCGCCTCGTCCGAGCCATCAGGCATGCAGCCCCAGACTGAGACGCAGCCCACTGCCCTAAACGCCGTCATCGCGTCGATCGTCGGCCCGCAAGTTGTCGCCGAGTCGCCGAGTGGTGTGCAGATGGTCGCAGTACGCCCTGCTTGGGTGCGCGTGCGTTCGGCGGACGGAACGGTGATCTTTGAGGGGATTATGAACGGTGGCGACACCTATGACGTCCCCCTGACCGAAGTGGCGCCGACCCTGCGTGTTGGCGAATCCGGCGCGATCTATTTCAAGGTTGCAGGTCAGCATTACGGTCCGGTCGGTCCACGCGGTTCGGTCACGTCCAGCATGGCGTTGGCGCCGACGGACCTGACCGACGCGCTTGAGGTGGCCGATCTGAGCAGCGATTCCGACCTCGAGCGTTATGTTGCCGAGCTAAGTACCGCGCCCGAGCCTCAACCGGGCACTCAACCGGTCGAGTGA
- the ispG gene encoding flavodoxin-dependent (E)-4-hydroxy-3-methylbut-2-enyl-diphosphate synthase, with product MSLNSIRPWRNIERRQSRQIHVGSVPVGGGAPITVQTMTNTITSDVAATVAQVQAAADAGADIVRISVPDEASAKALKDITRESPVPIVADIHFHYKRGIEAAEAGAACLRINPGNIGSPERVRDVIAAARDHGCSIRIGVNAGSLERHLLEKYGEPCPDAMVESGLEHIRILQDNDFHEFKISVKASDVFMAAAAYQQLAEATDAPIHLGITEAGGLISGTVKSAIGMGNLLWAGIGDTIRVSLSADPVEEVKMGFEILKSLGLRHRGVNIISCPSCARQGFDVIKTVEILERRLEHIRTPMSLSIIGCVVNGPGEALMTDVGFTGGGAGSGMVYLAGKQSHKLSNDQMIDHIVEQVEERAAQIDAETAQEAAE from the coding sequence ATGTCGCTAAACTCCATCCGTCCGTGGCGCAATATCGAGCGCCGCCAGAGCCGCCAGATCCATGTGGGCAGCGTGCCTGTGGGCGGCGGCGCACCGATTACCGTCCAGACCATGACGAACACTATCACCAGCGATGTTGCCGCGACTGTGGCGCAAGTTCAGGCTGCTGCAGATGCGGGCGCAGATATCGTGCGCATTTCCGTTCCGGACGAGGCGTCGGCCAAGGCGCTGAAGGACATCACGCGGGAAAGCCCGGTGCCCATCGTCGCCGACATCCATTTTCACTACAAACGCGGCATCGAGGCCGCCGAGGCCGGTGCGGCCTGCCTTCGCATCAATCCCGGCAATATCGGCAGCCCCGAGCGTGTGCGCGATGTGATTGCCGCAGCGCGCGATCATGGCTGTTCGATTCGCATCGGCGTCAACGCGGGCAGTCTGGAACGTCACCTGCTGGAAAAATACGGCGAGCCGTGCCCCGACGCGATGGTCGAGAGCGGGCTGGAGCATATCCGCATCCTTCAGGACAACGATTTTCACGAATTCAAGATTAGCGTAAAGGCGTCGGACGTCTTTATGGCCGCAGCCGCCTATCAGCAATTGGCCGAAGCCACCGATGCGCCCATCCACCTTGGCATCACCGAGGCGGGTGGGCTGATCAGCGGCACGGTCAAGTCTGCTATCGGCATGGGCAATCTGCTATGGGCCGGGATCGGTGACACCATCCGCGTCAGCCTGAGCGCCGATCCGGTCGAAGAGGTCAAGATGGGCTTTGAGATCCTCAAATCTCTTGGCCTGCGCCACCGTGGCGTCAATATTATCAGCTGCCCCAGCTGCGCGCGGCAAGGCTTTGACGTGATCAAGACGGTCGAGATTTTGGAACGTCGGCTGGAGCATATCAGGACGCCCATGAGCCTTAGTATCATCGGCTGCGTGGTGAATGGGCCGGGCGAGGCATTGATGACCGATGTCGGATTTACCGGCGGCGGCGCAGGGTCCGGCATGGTTTACCTCGCGGGCAAGCAGAGCCATAAGCTGAGCAACGATCAGATGATCGACCATATCGTCGAACAAGTCGAAGAGCGCGCCGCACAGATCGACGCTGAAACTGCGCAAGAAGCAGCTGAGTAG